A region of the Leptospira venezuelensis genome:
AGCCTACAGAAAGAATGTACCAAATTCCAGACAACTCTCAGGAAATCGGATGAATCTATCCGTATCCTCCCAGGCTATCTCACTCCTTACAATTTAGTTTTAGCTTCCTTGGAAGAAGATCTCCATAGAATATACATGTTCCATGGTGTCTTTGCAGAGATTATTTATACTTACCAGGGACAAAAATGGATCCCTCAAAACTCTTCTTCTGATTTTTTTAAACACCCTGAAGTTCTATATTTTTTTACTAATTTACGAGAATCTTATGTTAGCTCTTTGGAAAAACGTTAAACTAATATCTTTATCTCTGATTGTATTCGCGGCCTGCGAACCTTCTGTTCTTTCCGTAAGCAATGTGGAACTTTGTGACTATTTCACAAGAGATGGAGTTTGCAGAGAACCTTCTCCTTTGAATAAAAAATATTCAGTCGATATTCCAAATGTCAAAAAGCCAAATACCTGGGAAGAATTAGGAAATTATCTCTATTTTCATGCTCGTGAAACTCCAGGATTCGTTCTTCGAATGAATCGCAAAATGAGTCCCGAAGAAAGAAAACAGATCCAAGAGACTTACTTTGCAATGTATGAATTTGCTGGTGTAAAGGGTAAAATGGAAGGTTTTGAGATTGGAGAAGATTGGATCGGTTCTTTTAATTATCTAGGTTCTATGGTCAAAGAAAAACAGAAAAAGGAAAACCGTTTAGGTCAATATCCTTACGAGACGTCCATCTTTCCTACTGATATGGAATTTACCTGGTCTGCAAAAGGGATAAAAGGTAGTACGAAGACAAGAATTGACTTTGTATATCACGTTCTTCCTGCAGAAAAAGCTCCTTGAACTTTTCCGTAAAAAGAGAATCCGATTTTCCTAATATGTTTCGAAGATCTGGGCTGGATTCAAGAAGATCTGGCCTATACTTAAATCCAAAGTAAAATACGCGAAAAATCCTAATACAATAGCCGACACTACCGGGATAAGTAGATTATCATCTACAATCCCATTCCAATAAGTTCCACTATAAAGTTCAGTTACTGCAGCTGCGATCACAGCAGGCAGCACTAAAATTATATTCTGCAAAAACTCTCCGGAAGAAAATTGGTAGATTCCAAGTTCTCTTGAACCCGATTGAATTACATAAATAAACCATAAACCTACAATTGTAGAAGATAGAATGAAAGCTAAAATTCCTTCTTTGGATTTTCCATTAGAAAATCTATTCTTCCCGAAATGAGTTCCAACCCAAGCGGCCATCGGATCTCCGATCACTAAA
Encoded here:
- a CDS encoding DUF4416 family protein; translation: MNSKQISSKPKKPLPASFFIVVSYENEEAYYRLKEKAEDTFSQALYESKPLPKWTHQFENFLDSPIGRFTRILSLKRRISREELPSLQKECTKFQTTLRKSDESIRILPGYLTPYNLVLASLEEDLHRIYMFHGVFAEIIYTYQGQKWIPQNSSSDFFKHPEVLYFFTNLRESYVSSLEKR
- the lcpA gene encoding complement regulator-acquiring protein LcpA, translating into MLALWKNVKLISLSLIVFAACEPSVLSVSNVELCDYFTRDGVCREPSPLNKKYSVDIPNVKKPNTWEELGNYLYFHARETPGFVLRMNRKMSPEERKQIQETYFAMYEFAGVKGKMEGFEIGEDWIGSFNYLGSMVKEKQKKENRLGQYPYETSIFPTDMEFTWSAKGIKGSTKTRIDFVYHVLPAEKAP
- a CDS encoding diacylglycerol/polyprenol kinase family protein, with the translated sequence MKSEKTSFNYFRKAWHMLGLIIPAFYYFDVFHGQFLLVYATRAILTILLVLCLGLLVLLEWARFHIPIVQTVFVKFAGPLLKEEEKSRINGTFPYFLSITLVVFFFPPDIAILSLLFLVIGDPMAAWVGTHFGKNRFSNGKSKEGILAFILSSTIVGLWFIYVIQSGSRELGIYQFSSGEFLQNIILVLPAVIAAAVTELYSGTYWNGIVDDNLLIPVVSAIVLGFFAYFTLDLSIGQIFLNPAQIFETY